One segment of Zhihengliuella halotolerans DNA contains the following:
- a CDS encoding PrsW family intramembrane metalloprotease: MSASAPPIPHAIAPPPHLDLPPFRERRRHQSRVLVMSLIALVVFVGTVYWLAPFIGQTTMFAVGLLALVPLGICLLGLRWIDRWDPEPAPAVLFAVLWGAGASVAGTMLFGEPFTRLVMPLTVFADPDIFGAVVQAPILEEAFKGIGVLLVFYVARWHFDGPVDGIVYGGLVGAGFAFTENILYFGSAWVSAPYEVVAMFVMRGLFSPFAHVMFTSCLGFFLGLAAVKGRRSAALWFALPGYALAVLGHFLWNGGLALFFEDFLTFYVTLQVPLFALGIAGVLWLRRAERNRILGYLLEYSEAGWLTDEEAQLFGTTAGRRQAVAWAKPRGAVQELKKFTRTAVRLAEVRHRICMGHDVLRQQGREERLLLELTSERAQLLRT, encoded by the coding sequence ATGAGCGCAAGCGCACCTCCGATTCCCCACGCCATTGCTCCACCCCCGCATCTCGATCTGCCGCCCTTCCGTGAGCGTCGTCGCCACCAGAGCCGGGTCCTGGTCATGTCTCTCATCGCTCTGGTCGTCTTCGTCGGCACGGTGTACTGGCTGGCACCGTTCATCGGCCAGACCACGATGTTCGCCGTCGGCCTCCTGGCCCTGGTGCCGCTCGGGATCTGCCTGTTGGGCCTGCGCTGGATCGATCGGTGGGACCCCGAACCGGCCCCTGCCGTGCTCTTCGCCGTGCTGTGGGGCGCGGGCGCCTCGGTCGCCGGCACCATGCTTTTCGGCGAACCCTTCACGCGCCTGGTCATGCCCCTGACCGTCTTCGCCGACCCGGATATCTTCGGAGCTGTGGTTCAGGCGCCGATTCTCGAGGAGGCCTTCAAGGGCATCGGCGTGCTGCTGGTGTTCTACGTAGCGCGGTGGCACTTCGATGGCCCCGTGGACGGGATCGTGTACGGCGGTCTCGTCGGGGCCGGCTTCGCCTTCACGGAGAACATCCTCTACTTCGGCTCCGCGTGGGTCAGCGCACCCTACGAGGTGGTCGCTATGTTCGTCATGCGCGGCTTGTTCAGCCCGTTCGCGCACGTGATGTTCACGAGCTGCCTGGGATTCTTCCTCGGCCTGGCCGCCGTCAAAGGGCGGCGATCCGCAGCGCTGTGGTTCGCGCTGCCCGGCTACGCGCTCGCAGTACTGGGCCACTTCCTGTGGAACGGGGGCCTGGCGCTGTTCTTCGAGGATTTCCTGACGTTCTATGTGACGCTGCAGGTGCCCCTCTTCGCGCTGGGCATCGCCGGCGTCCTGTGGCTGCGGCGCGCCGAACGGAATCGAATCCTCGGCTACCTGCTCGAGTACAGCGAAGCTGGCTGGCTCACCGACGAGGAAGCTCAGCTCTTCGGTACGACGGCGGGGCGTCGTCAGGCAGTAGCCTGGGCCAAACCCCGCGGGGCCGTGCAGGAACTCAAGAAGTTCACACGCACAGCCGTCCGTCTCGCCGAGGTGCGGCACCGCATCTGCATGGGGCACGACGTTCTGCGGCAGCAGGGACGAGAAGAACGACTCCTGCTTGAGTTGACCAGCGAGCGAGCGCAACTGCTGCGCACATAG
- a CDS encoding DUF3145 domain-containing protein codes for MSAPTTRGVLYVHSAPTALCPHIEWAIGSVVDQRTDLSWTAQPASPGMYRAQIEWIGPQGTGAKLASALRGWAHLRYEVTEDPSLGADGSRWSHTPELGIFHATTDTSGNIVVGEDRIRFAYEQGSGDPAAVYHELSLALGEAWDEELEPFRHASDGAPVRWLHQVG; via the coding sequence ATGTCTGCACCCACGACTCGGGGCGTACTGTACGTACATTCAGCCCCCACTGCGTTGTGCCCGCATATCGAGTGGGCGATCGGTTCCGTCGTCGACCAGCGAACGGACCTGAGCTGGACCGCGCAACCAGCATCGCCCGGCATGTACCGGGCCCAGATCGAATGGATCGGGCCGCAGGGTACAGGGGCTAAACTCGCGTCCGCCCTTCGCGGATGGGCGCACCTTCGCTACGAGGTGACCGAGGACCCCAGTCTCGGTGCCGATGGCAGCAGGTGGTCCCATACCCCAGAGCTCGGCATCTTCCACGCGACGACGGATACCTCCGGCAATATCGTCGTCGGCGAGGATCGCATTCGCTTCGCCTACGAGCAGGGCAGCGGCGACCCCGCAGCCGTGTACCACGAACTCTCCCTCGCCCTCGGCGAGGCCTGGGACGAGGAACTCGAGCCCTTCCGGCACGCCTCCGACGGCGCGCCGGTCCGCTGGCTGCACCAGGTCGGCTGA
- a CDS encoding tyrosine recombinase XerC: MSESVSEDSTQPSTDVEASVASYLRHVELELGRSVHTVRAYGADIRALLTFGARRGKTRLEDVELADLRAWLAEMHETGRSPATMARRAASIRSFFAWARRTDVIAEDPAARLQAPRHGRSLPAVLQKQQVGRLLDEPRGARVDDGTDDDDVIELRNAAMLELLYATGLRVGELVGLGLGDIDFGRRTVRVRGKGDKERIVPFGAPAAAALERWLEQGRPGLIAAARARERTVDAEAAFLGQRGRRIDPRQVREVVSRRLKELGDTSASGPHALRHTAATHLLDGGADLRAVQELLGHSSLATTQLYTHVSIEKLRENYQQAHPRA; encoded by the coding sequence ATGAGCGAATCCGTATCCGAGGACTCGACGCAGCCCTCGACAGATGTTGAGGCGTCCGTGGCGTCGTACTTGCGGCACGTGGAGCTCGAACTGGGCAGAAGCGTGCACACGGTGCGCGCCTACGGCGCCGACATCAGGGCCCTGCTGACTTTCGGCGCGAGACGCGGGAAGACGCGCTTGGAGGACGTCGAATTGGCCGACCTGCGGGCCTGGCTGGCCGAAATGCACGAGACCGGTCGGTCCCCGGCAACCATGGCCCGGCGTGCGGCCTCGATCCGTTCCTTCTTCGCGTGGGCGCGACGCACCGACGTGATCGCGGAGGACCCCGCCGCACGACTCCAGGCACCCAGACACGGCAGATCGCTGCCAGCCGTCCTGCAGAAGCAGCAGGTCGGCAGATTGCTCGACGAGCCGCGCGGGGCTCGCGTCGACGATGGCACGGACGACGATGACGTCATCGAGCTGCGAAACGCCGCAATGCTCGAATTGCTCTACGCAACTGGCCTGCGCGTCGGCGAACTCGTCGGTCTGGGCCTCGGCGACATTGACTTCGGACGGCGAACCGTTCGGGTGCGCGGCAAAGGCGACAAGGAGCGGATCGTCCCGTTCGGGGCACCGGCTGCGGCTGCACTTGAGCGGTGGCTCGAGCAGGGCCGGCCCGGGCTGATCGCTGCGGCCCGGGCACGTGAGCGCACGGTGGATGCGGAGGCGGCTTTCCTTGGCCAGCGTGGACGACGCATCGATCCACGTCAGGTGCGCGAGGTCGTCTCCCGCCGACTCAAGGAGCTGGGGGACACGTCCGCGTCGGGCCCCCACGCCCTGCGCCACACCGCTGCGACGCACCTGCTCGACGGCGGGGCCGACCTGCGTGCCGTGCAGGAACTGCTCGGACACTCATCGCTTGCGACCACCCAGCTCTACACCCACGTCTCCATCGAGAAATTGCGAGAAAACTACCAGCAGGCACACCCTCGGGCCTGA
- the dprA gene encoding DNA-processing protein DprA, which translates to MNSGTSETRMARAALTRLIEPGDLTGAALVAVLGAQQALDLITSPERRVPESLQQAVAETIGSGTRKELMVAAGLERWRPRVRDLAPERDLETMRRLGGGLLIPEDDEWPGQLEDLGTSAPLALWWRGRSEYAAFDAARRRIAVVGSRDATEYGIRAAHEIIAPLVAKGAQIVSGGAYGIDAAAHRAALAALATTPGSVHGDPTMAVMAGGLDRFYPSGNDDLLRDIAAHGVVVAEVPPGSSPTRWRFLLRNRLIAALCDVTVVVEARWRSGALTTARRAAEMGREVGAVPGSVFSANSAGCHRLIAEGAANIVTRPEDVVEMAGGIEHCPVPADSAGGRAHDGLDIQDLLLFDALPARAAATPDSLCRVAGLSIGAVLGGLSRLQQRGLAVSSDAGWRRSEASSDGSGASSPPRGGR; encoded by the coding sequence ATGAACAGCGGAACATCCGAGACTCGGATGGCCCGAGCGGCTCTGACGCGTTTGATCGAACCCGGCGACCTGACGGGAGCGGCGCTGGTCGCGGTCCTCGGGGCGCAACAAGCCCTCGACCTGATTACCTCACCCGAGCGTCGGGTCCCTGAATCCCTCCAGCAGGCGGTCGCCGAAACTATCGGCTCGGGAACCCGCAAGGAGCTCATGGTCGCGGCGGGGCTGGAGCGTTGGCGTCCTCGCGTACGTGATCTCGCGCCCGAACGCGACCTGGAGACCATGCGGCGCCTCGGCGGCGGTCTGCTGATACCCGAGGACGATGAGTGGCCGGGCCAGCTCGAGGACCTCGGTACGAGCGCGCCTCTGGCCCTCTGGTGGCGGGGTCGGAGCGAATACGCGGCCTTCGACGCCGCCCGGCGCCGGATCGCGGTCGTCGGCAGCCGTGACGCCACTGAGTACGGGATTCGGGCCGCGCACGAGATCATCGCGCCGCTCGTGGCCAAGGGCGCCCAAATCGTCTCCGGCGGCGCCTACGGAATCGACGCGGCCGCCCACCGCGCAGCATTGGCGGCCCTGGCGACGACACCCGGCTCGGTGCACGGGGACCCCACAATGGCGGTCATGGCGGGCGGGCTCGACCGCTTCTATCCGAGCGGCAACGACGATCTGCTCCGCGACATCGCCGCGCACGGGGTCGTCGTCGCGGAGGTCCCGCCAGGTTCGTCGCCGACGCGTTGGCGTTTCCTGCTGCGCAACCGCCTGATCGCCGCCCTCTGCGACGTGACAGTCGTCGTCGAGGCCCGGTGGCGCTCCGGCGCATTGACGACTGCCCGACGTGCAGCGGAGATGGGACGGGAAGTCGGGGCAGTTCCGGGATCGGTCTTCTCCGCGAACTCCGCCGGTTGCCATCGCCTCATCGCTGAGGGTGCTGCGAACATCGTCACCCGGCCCGAGGACGTCGTGGAGATGGCCGGCGGCATCGAGCACTGCCCGGTCCCCGCGGATTCCGCCGGTGGGCGAGCGCACGATGGACTCGACATCCAGGATCTGCTCCTCTTCGACGCACTGCCGGCGCGGGCGGCGGCGACCCCGGACAGTCTCTGCCGGGTCGCTGGGCTCAGCATCGGGGCAGTGCTCGGCGGTCTCTCCCGGCTCCAGCAACGCGGCCTCGCCGTGTCGTCTGATGCGGGATGGCGCCGGAGCGAGGCCAGTTCGGATGGTTCCGGCGCGTCATCACCGCCCCGCGGCGGGCGGTAG